The DNA region gcagcttctggtttcattgatctgttctactgtctggtttggtttggtttcgatagcattgatttctgctctaatatttattacttcctgtcttctgctggtttggggttttgtttgctgttctttttccagctctttaaggcataaggttaggttgtgtatctgtaattttacttttcaattttactttacttttcaaTTTATCCCTTGAAATGTCACTTTTATCGCTTTAAGTAAACAACTTAGAGAAGCATTCATGAATGTTTTCTTACTCTTCTATTTTGTTGTATTATCTAATCATATATTACTGGACCAGTACCTCATACAACTTTATAATACATTTCATGTCAGATAAAGTTCTTGCATAGTAAGTTCTCCTATCctcatttgttaattttaattagcTACCCTATGAGAAACTTACACCCTTCTTATAAAACACTGAATTGGCCTTcacagggatttttaaaaagaccagcAAGGTTTCAGACTGAGAATGAAGAGACACCCATCTGGAAcataaagagatgaaaatgaaCTTGAAGACTTCAGCAACTTTTCCCAACAACTACTGAAATGTATATAGATTTTGGCATGTAATGGGTACATTATTAAAGAATCTGAACAAATATCCCATAAGACAGTTTACCATAATtgaccttttatttaaaaaaattacagggaGCAATTTCcagcatattttataaaagtactGCCTGTATCAAACATTTATATCACTATTAATTCCATTGAAGAGctgccgtttttttttttttaaggtactaaTTCCAATTGATGGGATACATGCCCTTAAAATAGAAAGTTTCCATTATTTATCCAAATGTCAAAATTAAGATTATTGAGAAGTTTATTGCTTTATGGTTGGGCAAGATGCTGCTAGCACATTTTAGGTAAATagtattctttattaaaaactatGAGGTCATTCTGTTTAAAACTTTCAGGATAATTCACagaaaatagatatatttattcaaattacaCACTGAAGGGCTGGGCTATTAGCTATAGACACTTATATGTGAAGCAgctctttaaagaaataagacaCACAAATAGATCTGCCTTGACAGAATATACataattgaaattaataaaatctgGAAGACCAATATTGTTACACTATGTTCTGTTaggatcttgaaaaaaaaaaaatcacacatttagTAGTCCATTTGTGcttaaaatattcatatgcatgagaagcttaaagaaaaaaacaccccTGTACATGATGatgaaaagaaagtaataaatttttttgaaattgcaCTGTTATTTAAAACACTTTCCTAAAGTCAGACCCTCCTTCGGAGCTGGCACAGTTTTTCAGGTCTAATTGGCAACCTGGGGAGGCCCCTCTGGTATCAGTGAAGTAAAGAAGGTGGTGATAAAAGACCAAGCTGACGCCATTAAACCAGGCCTTTGAATTGCACTGGCATCTTCACCTGCATCTTCTCCACTCTCATCTTCAAGCCCATCATCCATAAGACGCTCctttcaaacaaaacaagaaacatacTCCTAAGGGATATGAACAGCTAGCATTAACtcatgacagaaagagagaggattctTCCCTACAGAGAGAAGGAACAGGAGCAATGTCATAAGGAAGTAGTATATACCCGGCCGTCAGAAATCTTTGTCAAATCCAAAACTGATAAATTCCTCAGTGCTCAAGTTCAAAAGGAACTTTGAGATGAATGTAACTGCCaatgtaaaacaataaattcTCACTGTGtgcataattttctttctagGCTATATTTAGGAAGAATAATGTTAGTTCTTCCTGACCGTACTATAGTCTGTATTATAGTCTAAGTTCTCCCAGATAAAATCACACAATTTCTATGTTAACTTTTCTTCATGTGCCATTCCACAAAAACTTGTGGAACACCCCAAGATTCTTTAATCACGTTGGTCTCTTCTGCTGAGGAAATATCTATGTTTGAAGTATACAAAAACCTCGTTAGCATACCATTTCTTCAAGTTCTAGGTTGTTGGCATTTTGCCCATCATTGTTAACTTCGGCATTATTGTTGGGAGCCTGCTGCTGACCTCCTTCTTGCCTAAAAGGAAACCATCCAGCTTGGTGTCTGTTcagtaaaataaagagaaaagaaaataagtcgCAACTGTTTTTATTTGCAATGCTATAAAACATTAGTGCCCTACAACAGAAAAATGATTTCAactataataaatgaaaagaccaaATCTCCTACTTCGGGCCAAGGACTACCCCTCTCAAAGCAATGACAGCAAAACAAGAATCAACTTAAGTCTAAAAATCTACCATGGGCTTAAATGGCTCTATGCCAGATATCTTAATATCTAACCTATCTATCTTAATGTCTCAATGTACTGGGAATCATAACatcttttctgatatttttcaaaatgaaattcaaCTACACATTGCTTTGCCTCTTAGGGGAAAGGGAGGCAAGAAAAAGCCTACTTACAAAAAGAAGTCTGGCCTATACCTATAGGATTTACTATTGataactataattaaaaagaacatcCTTATACAATAATACCTCAGACCCTTCAAGCTCTAAATAATTAACAGAGCATGTCTAactgaattaataatttttatgaaagatgGTAAAGGAAAAATCTGCTTGTACAGTTCTGATAAACATTCTTACTCAACATAACCTGCTTTGATTTCGGTGCTAGATATATGGAATCCAAAACTCATATTCCTTCACTCAACATTCAGGACAGACCACCATATGCCAAATTCTGTGCTATTCTAGAAAGTAATTAAAAGTAACCACAAAAAGGTAATGAACACCACTCACAAATAAACCAGCAGCATGGCTCCCATTACCATGATAAAACGACTAAAAGAAGAATAGAAGTATACAATGCTAAGGAGAATTGCAGCTCGGGAGAACGTGTACATCCAGTCCAGCCAGTCTCGATTGAAGTCTTCTTCATTTAGCACTGGACCTCCCTGTGCATTCATTTGAACATTCTCATTCATGGGTCGATTTTCTTGGGCCACTAGGTTTGGAGCTGGTGGAGCTTCTTCTCCAGGAACATGTGCCAAATTTAGAGGCTGTGAAGCAGCAGGCTGGGCTGGGTTGGCATTTGATGTAGCCTGAGCTGAAACTGCAGCTTGACTGAAATATTCAACAaaagaagtattaaaaagaaaaagaaaactttatcatactatattatattttgtaaaaCTTCCTTGGGGAGCCACACGTTATTTTTCATAAACCTAGCACAAAGTATCACAACTCCTGTACCACATTTCTTAGGCAAGCACACACCCCAGTGGAAAAGTAGAGCCAAGAGTGATGGTAGGAGTGAGTAGTTCAGGAAAAGATATTCTCTTAGCCTCACAAAGATGGTAGGGGAGAGGTGGAAGAGATGAGAAGGCCATGGCAAtcactgtcttttctctctttcattaaaTTACTTTCTAAGGTAATGACCAAATCTTTTTCCAAACCTGTTCACTAACGGccacttttgtttttccaaatgggATGACTACCACTGTACCCACCACCTCTCCCTTAGAGCCATGTTTTGAAACATAGGTCTAAAAATGTACATTAATCATTTACCCTGTGTGTCCATTGTCAGTgataaataatttgtattttaagataTTAACTAGATCTCAGATAACAACCCCCAATCCTGACTTTTGGGAAATCCATCTGGGAACCACTGGAATAGGTACTTGTAAACCTATGAATAACTGTGGTCCTGAAGTTTGCTTATAATTTGATTgcttgaaagaataaattttcctATAAGAGGCTCAAGTACAATAACAATgtatctgggatttgctttaaattaTCCAGCACAGAAAGGAAAAGTTACAGAACTGATGAATATTGAAGCTGGGTGGTGAGTGCACAGGGATTCATTTTACTATTCTATACTCTCACATGCTGAAATGTTTCTAcgataaaatgtttaaaaatcaagatagcaaataaaataaaacagaagtttcCCAGGCTACAAAAGTCTATTTAACATGCTAATATCTTGTATCTGTATAGGGCTTTTTAGTTTCCAAAACACTCCCTACTTCATAGATATTCTGATTCATAGGTGAGTTACTTCACTAGAGGAGAGAACCTAAGGCTCAGAAGGTAAATAATGTACGTAAGATTGTATGATTTAGAAAGCTACAATAAGCCCCACTTACCCTACACAGTTCTCAGGAGGTTATAAATGAGACTAGGGGTGGAAAGCATCTAGAATCTAGCACAGTACTAAGCACAAAGCAGTCACTCAAATGATAACTATTACCACAGCAATAGGTAAGGTACAAATAGCCTGTCTGCAGCCAAGGGATTATGCAAGAGAACATTAGGATATGAGGACCATGAAGCAGATCAGCTTAATGGGGTAAGGTCTGGAGTAAGGATAAGGATACAGACTTCACACTGTAGGTAAGGGAGTCATCAGACATTTGGGAGGATGGGGAATGACTGGCTCAATTTTGTGTGAAGTACATTAGCCTGGGATGAAATATGGTAGAGAgtctaaagagagagagaacagttgCAGTAAAGTAGgtccaaaatgagaaaatatctagGCAAAATATTGAAAGTAAGATATAGGGGAAGAACAAAAGTTAGAAACAACATATTGTTAACTCATCTTGGTAAGTTATTGGGTTCAGGGATAAGTGAAAGCAGAGTCAAAGCTGATGAAGGTTAAGAGCCTGGAGATGAATAAAAAGAGACTCTGTCACTGACAAGTCAGGAAGGAGAAGACACTTAAGATGATGGTGGTGTCTGAAATTTACCATTACCCCCACCTGTGCCTTGCAAGGAACAGGTAGTTAATGTATTTTGCTCCTGACTGCagagtgcatgtatcttttttctctcctccatgTTTTCAAAACTTACACTAAAAGAACTCATCAAGTCATCTTGCTCAGATGGCTAAGGATTGTATTTCTTTCGCTTATGCTGTACTCTTGGATTCTATGGTATTTCTAtaattatgtaagaaaaatagTGTTGCACTATAATCTATCATATAGAGCTATATGTATGGGAAATTTTGATcagttttttaagaaatgtatccTGTTTGCAAAGGCACAATAAAGTCGCATCTTAGAGACTATAGGCAATAAAGCTAACAATAAACCttcttgaacacacacacacacacacacacacacacaaagaagatgGTGGTGTCAAATTTTAGACATCCTGAATTTAAAGGAAAGGCAAATTTCCCTATGGAAATCTTCCAGCAACCAGGATGAAGCATAGGGGTCATCCACAGAGAGCTAACAACTAAGGCCACAGATGAAAGAAATCCAAGAGGACTGGTCCAGGACTGAATCCTGTCTTCTTTACGAGACTGAGTGTCCTAAGGTACATGGCAAGTACACAAATATCTGTCTAACTGAACAAGGAATGTTACcatttagaagggaaaaaatgggCCCTCAAGGACACAACACGAGTgatcagaaagacaaaaagaatgaagaggatAACAAAATCACAGAAACAAGGAGAGGAGAACATCAAAGAGGAGctagaaatgttaaatgaatgcaCAGAAGTCCAGAAGAATGAAGGCTGAGAAACCGTACTCGGATCTAAGTAAGATCTATGCTGACCAGAAGCAAAACTTACTGAAGTACTAACAGTCTGGAAGCATACAAGCCtccactgagccccacatcaacaTGAACCTCCGTGACATATGATTCCCTTTTGCATTCAACTTCCTATCTCTTCATGTAGATTTGCTGCCTTCCAGTAAAACTTTCCTAAGTTTTCTCCTCTTAAATagataaaatgttatattaaagAAAGCATCTCAGTACTGCTATAAATgtaggggagagaaggagaaggagagaataggTTTAGCTAATGCGAACTGGATGTGAACTCTTTTCTCTGTAgcctatttatgtatgtatgtatgtatgtatgtatgtatgtatgtatgtatgtaatttattgtcaaattggtttccatacaacacccagtgctcatcccaacaggtaccctcctcaatgcccatcacccaccctcccctccctcccacctccatcaaccctcagtttattctcagtttttaagagtctcttatgttttggctccctccctctctaacctttttttctttcctccccctcccccagaagtgtcttctggtaagtttctcaggatccacataggagtgaaaacatatggtatctgtctttctctgtatgacttatttcacttagcaaaacactctccagttccatccacattgctacaaaaggccagatttcatgctttctcattgccaagtagtattccattgtatatatataaaccacatcttcttgatccattcatcatttgatggacatttaggctctttccataatttggctattgttgagagtgctgctataaacattggggtacaggtgcccctatgcatcagtactcctgtatcccttgggtaaattcctagcagtgctactgctgggtcatagggtaggtctatttttcattttttgaggaacctccacactgttttccagagtggctgcaccaattcgcattcccaccaacaatgtgagagggttcccgtttctccacatcctctccagaatctatagtctcctgatttgttcattttagccactctggtgtgaggtggtatctgagtgtggttttgatttgtatttccctgatgaggagcgacattgagcatcttttcatgtgcctgttggccatctggatgtcttctttagagaagtgtccattcatgtcttctgcccatttcttcactggattatttgtttttcgggtgttctttagccaaataatttaaaagaaagtatcTGCTAAAATGTTGGCAAACTCATtctcataataatttttaaaaaccagtgaaaTATATCAGTAAATGAAATCCCAAATCAACTTACTCAGGATGAAAAACGAAAAAAGGAAGTGACACACTGAGCAAAAAACTGAACTCAAATTAACTTACTATTGCATATAATACTGATGAGCATACATCTGTTGCCACCACAGCATCTGCAGCGGGCTGAAAGCAGGATACACTGGGAATCCAGCTGGAATAGCTTGCCCAGGAAGCTGGTTGTCCACATTTCTgcaataaagagataaagaaatgtctttttaagCTCTGAAAGTTGAAGGCATAtctctgaattttcatttcttaagtaTAAGCCACCCATTGACAAAATACATTAAAtcttactgaaaagaaaaatattttcaacattgttCAAATAAGACATATTTAATGTCTTACATAAAATTGCTTATATAAAATGACCCTGACTCCAAGTGTATAGAATGACTAACATTTCAGCccaattttaagaagaaaataaagcaaatcatCCACAAAATGTGTGACAAGACTAAACATTTGCTATCTTCTCATTTCAgcagaaaaggacaaaaatactTTCATTATATCTTAAGTACATTCTCCTTAATAAGAACCAAAAGCCCTAAAATAAACTTCATGACCAAATGTTTTGAGGAATGGGGGTCCTACCCAAatgatattttttccccaaatgatattttatattagtaatattattaaaaatatagcagctgttagctataaaataaaaataaacattatacaatctgtaaaaaaaaaacctaagttaAAAAACCAAGATTAGCAGTAAATACTTATACACGCATTCTAAAAGTATGTTAAGTGCCTATTAACTTGGTAAAATTTGTGGAAGTCATATTTAAGTTCTCTATGtgtgtttccttatctctaaaatggagctaataacaGAATCTCCCTCACAGGGTTGTTAGtctgtactcaataaatgttagctatttttatttttactctcccCTACCCCTAAATCTGAATACaactccaaaatacataaatatttgtggaaattcACATATATCAAGACAACCACAGGGATAAGCATATGGAGTAAATGCagaatttgttaattttctaaCTCTCCTTTTCTTCATATCACTTGAACCTTATCTTTAGCTGATATAAGTAGGGGCTAACCAGAGTGAGACAAAAATCATtaacaaattgataaatttttaatattatattcaaAAGTGTTCATGTACAATTGGCAATAACTGATTATAGAAACCTAATTCAAAAGAGCTTGAGAGGCTTATCTGTTCTTAAGGCAACTTGGTGCTAGGTAAGCCACCAACCTCCCTACATATTAACTGAACTTTTCTCATCCTTGGAGCAGTAGTGGGAGCCATACAGCGCTCTTATCCTCAGAAAAATCCTCCTACTTCCTGAATAGAGCCCTGCTCCCCCTACTTTCCAAGCTTTCCAACAAACTGAATTaagagggaaaagcagagaagCCTCCATGAGAGTTCCTCCCAGCTCTTGATAAACAAGTCccatataagaaaaggaaaagaaatttaactcAGCTATTCCTTTACAAAGATACCAATCACTGATTAAACCTGGAGAGAAAGCCATGCCACTGGAACAGAGAAGCATTATAAAATACTTGTATAAAGATCTTAGAATCTCCATCAGTAAGCTGATACATCTAAGCAAATCTGAAAGGCACCTAAATCAAGTCTTAGCAACAAGGGGAGTCTATATCTAGGTGTACACTTTAAATGTTCTTAGTTTTCccgactaagaaaaaagaaaaaaacccatccCCCTGAAAGTACAGATCTACCAATCCCTACAGCTAAGAAATAGAACCTCACACAAGTCCATTACTTCAATTGTAAAACAGAAGTCTGGGCTTTGTCACTGTTTTTAAAGATCAAGGGAAGAAAGAGCCACTAACAATCATTTGGAAAAAAGTTATTATAGCTTTCTACCTCACCCTACAGTGGTTGAGAACAGATGGTGATTATCAAAAATatgttgccaaaaaaaaaaaaaaaaaaaaaaaactactcaacTCCCCTAGATGATTCCAAAATGCTTCC from Panthera leo isolate Ple1 chromosome A2, P.leo_Ple1_pat1.1, whole genome shotgun sequence includes:
- the HERPUD2 gene encoding homocysteine-responsive endoplasmic reticulum-resident ubiquitin-like domain member 2 protein isoform X1, whose amino-acid sequence is MDQSGMEIPVTLIIKAPNQKYSDQTISCFLNWTVGKLKTHLSNVYPSKPLTKDQRLVYSGRLLPDHLQLKDILRKQDEYHMVHLVCTSRTPPSSPKSSTTRESHEALASSSNSNSDQSGSTTPSSSQETLSLSASSSSEGLRQRTLPQAQTDPAQTHQFPYVMQGNVDNQLPGQAIPAGFPVYPAFSPLQMLWWQQMYAHQYYMQYQAAVSAQATSNANPAQPAASQPLNLAHVPGEEAPPAPNLVAQENRPMNENVQMNAQGGPVLNEEDFNRDWLDWMYTFSRAAILLSIVYFYSSFSRFIMVMGAMLLVYLHQAGWFPFRQEGGQQQAPNNNAEVNNDGQNANNLELEEMERLMDDGLEDESGEDAGEDASAIQRPGLMASAWSFITTFFTSLIPEGPPQVAN
- the HERPUD2 gene encoding homocysteine-responsive endoplasmic reticulum-resident ubiquitin-like domain member 2 protein isoform X2 — protein: MVHLVCTSRTPPSSPKSSTTRESHEALASSSNSNSDQSGSTTPSSSQETLSLSASSSSEGLRQRTLPQAQTDPAQTHQFPYVMQGNVDNQLPGQAIPAGFPVYPAFSPLQMLWWQQMYAHQYYMQYQAAVSAQATSNANPAQPAASQPLNLAHVPGEEAPPAPNLVAQENRPMNENVQMNAQGGPVLNEEDFNRDWLDWMYTFSRAAILLSIVYFYSSFSRFIMVMGAMLLVYLHQAGWFPFRQEGGQQQAPNNNAEVNNDGQNANNLELEEMERLMDDGLEDESGEDAGEDASAIQRPGLMASAWSFITTFFTSLIPEGPPQVAN